From the Nodularia sp. NIES-3585 genome, one window contains:
- a CDS encoding RAMP superfamily CRISPR-associated protein, with product MIQLHDLLNNNTQKGETYTVTAIIDSALCVGAGGSSGSLADKTIVRNSERNLLIPGSQIKGRVRHECEKLLRGLKWEISESPNAGRMVIRRDNAPANFQRNEYEIPGYEHTYHCLISQIFGDPILPSRAIFDDLICTQDPENLPEIIRPGVTINRRRRTAEESKLYFLETSPANAQLQFKGEIHIQPSLTPERPDYAKVLILAGLRQIYALGGSKSAGLGWLHWELEELENELKNINLAEVWQFLAKGEIK from the coding sequence ATGATACAACTTCATGACTTATTAAATAATAATACGCAGAAAGGCGAAACTTACACAGTTACTGCCATAATTGATTCAGCTTTATGTGTAGGTGCGGGAGGTTCTTCAGGTTCTTTAGCAGATAAAACCATTGTCCGCAACTCAGAACGTAACTTACTAATTCCTGGTTCACAAATCAAAGGGCGAGTGCGCCATGAATGTGAAAAACTACTGCGCGGTTTAAAATGGGAAATTTCTGAGTCTCCCAATGCAGGAAGAATGGTTATTCGTAGAGATAACGCACCTGCTAATTTTCAGCGAAATGAATACGAAATACCGGGATATGAACACACATACCACTGTTTAATCAGCCAGATTTTTGGTGATCCGATTTTACCTTCACGGGCAATTTTTGATGATTTGATTTGTACGCAAGACCCAGAAAACCTACCAGAAATCATCCGTCCTGGTGTGACAATAAATCGCCGTCGTCGTACTGCGGAAGAAAGCAAACTTTACTTTTTAGAAACTTCACCTGCAAATGCACAACTTCAGTTTAAAGGAGAGATACATATTCAACCGAGTTTGACACCAGAAAGACCTGATTATGCAAAGGTATTAATTTTGGCAGGGTTGCGACAAATTTATGCTTTAGGCGGGAGTAAGTCGGCTGGTTTAGGTTGGCTGCATTGGGAATTAGAAGAATTAGAAAATGAATTAAAAAATATTAATCTTGCTGAAGTTTGGCAGTTTTTAGCAAAAGGAGAGATAAAGTGA
- the csx10 gene encoding CRISPR-associated RAMP protein Csx10: MKRIELEIKALSPLAISRQKPGGSVSECEDYIPGSVIRGAVASEILKQSNQQFSDLSQNGGDFQALFLGDNPAIFQNAYPANVKAEKGRIFPQKRIQEIKFLPATTLSSKNNPGFCRKRNGKCSTDCKGVFDSLIDRFCTEYHGLPYDPTCPEDGGRVEPYSSFYSKVDGMYYNASVSKRLLTRVGINRRRATSEEEILYSIEVINESEPKNNNPLFFKASILVPDHLKELPENLYKFINNNSKYFRIGGSTSRGLGKVEIHAKLGEVKNNIQEKIKVFNDKLWEHWGKWSVFGNPIEELPKRTYFTLDLQSDAILTEKWQRTTVISEQMLKQFANIEDESLKLKVAYSSYDYRSGWNAAWGLMKDVELITNKGAVYLFSTTAPDIWYDALANLELKGVGERTCEGFGQLEVCNDFHLVFREEAA; the protein is encoded by the coding sequence GTGAAGCGGATTGAATTAGAAATTAAAGCCTTATCTCCCCTAGCTATTTCTCGACAAAAACCAGGTGGTTCTGTCAGTGAATGTGAAGATTACATTCCTGGTAGTGTGATTCGTGGTGCGGTAGCCAGCGAAATTTTAAAACAATCAAATCAACAGTTTAGTGATTTGAGTCAAAATGGTGGTGATTTTCAGGCTTTGTTTTTGGGTGATAACCCCGCAATTTTTCAAAATGCTTATCCTGCAAATGTTAAAGCTGAAAAAGGTAGAATATTTCCTCAAAAAAGGATACAAGAAATCAAGTTCTTACCTGCCACTACTTTGAGTTCCAAAAATAATCCAGGGTTTTGCAGAAAGAGAAATGGCAAATGTTCAACTGATTGCAAAGGTGTTTTTGACAGCTTGATAGACAGATTTTGTACTGAATATCATGGTTTACCTTATGATCCTACTTGTCCAGAAGATGGAGGAAGAGTTGAACCGTATAGCAGTTTTTATAGCAAAGTCGATGGGATGTATTACAATGCTTCAGTTAGTAAACGCCTCTTAACCAGAGTCGGTATTAATCGCAGAAGAGCAACATCTGAAGAGGAGATATTATATAGTATTGAAGTTATTAATGAATCTGAACCTAAAAATAATAACCCGTTATTTTTTAAAGCATCTATTTTAGTACCAGACCATTTAAAAGAGTTGCCAGAAAACTTGTATAAGTTTATCAACAATAATTCTAAATATTTTCGCATTGGAGGCTCCACTTCACGAGGCTTAGGAAAGGTAGAAATTCATGCTAAATTGGGAGAAGTTAAAAATAATATCCAAGAAAAAATAAAAGTATTTAACGATAAGTTGTGGGAACATTGGGGAAAATGGTCAGTTTTTGGTAATCCAATTGAGGAATTACCGAAACGCACTTATTTTACTTTAGACTTACAATCAGATGCAATCTTAACTGAGAAATGGCAACGTACTACTGTAATTTCCGAACAAATGTTAAAGCAATTCGCAAATATTGAGGATGAATCATTAAAACTCAAAGTTGCTTATAGTAGTTACGATTATCGTTCTGGTTGGAATGCTGCTTGGGGATTAATGAAAGATGTAGAACTAATTACAAATAAAGGTGCTGTATATTTATTTAGCACTACAGCGCCGGATATTTGGTATGACGCTTTAGCTAATTTAGAGTTAAAGGGAGTTGGAGAACGTACTTGTGAAGGTTTTGGACAATTAGAAGTTTGTAATGATTTTCATTTAGTATTTAGAGAGGAGGCTGCATGA
- a CDS encoding putative CRISPR-associated protein yields MPKLVVSTVGTSLLTNQIDVYTDSEEYFTHIQESANHTEEEISDRAKEIIIELKTRAEEKVYKAKTTKEIRETSAELNGIYGLYEGNLEQAKTDIHWLITTDTYQAQITAQIVQDFLDTKRIKAHIQQPKRLSTINTERFSYGIDELLEWWEGIFLAYQYTHDIYFNLVGGFKALQGYANTIGMLYGAEIIYIFEGNFDFITIPRLPIKIDYSVIKPVQFALMASSVDIWVKLSDLENVPDSLIFKAGDEAKLNNWGRLLWNRCKHSLFTQELLEFPCLMYEKSFLKDYERRTVDNKIKYELHTAISEISATMLKFNGDTSRINQKFKYRRYEGGQKCEGGLKKNQIDHFYLNKDDAWRVSCVVEEIKNVGQKKTKILRMRHFGEHDYVNDNP; encoded by the coding sequence ATGCCAAAGCTTGTAGTTTCTACGGTAGGAACGAGTTTACTAACAAATCAAATTGATGTCTATACTGATTCTGAAGAGTATTTTACACATATACAAGAATCAGCAAATCATACAGAGGAAGAAATTAGTGATAGGGCTAAAGAAATTATTATCGAATTGAAAACTAGGGCAGAAGAGAAAGTTTATAAAGCTAAGACTACTAAAGAAATTAGAGAAACCAGTGCTGAACTAAATGGTATTTATGGTCTATATGAGGGCAACCTTGAACAAGCTAAAACAGATATACATTGGCTGATTACTACAGATACTTATCAAGCTCAAATAACAGCACAGATTGTTCAGGATTTTTTGGATACAAAAAGAATTAAAGCTCATATACAACAGCCTAAAAGACTTTCAACAATAAACACTGAAAGGTTTTCATATGGGATTGATGAGCTTTTAGAATGGTGGGAGGGAATTTTTCTAGCCTATCAATATACTCATGATATTTATTTTAATCTTGTGGGTGGTTTTAAAGCATTGCAAGGTTATGCAAACACAATCGGGATGCTATATGGTGCTGAAATTATCTACATTTTCGAGGGAAATTTCGATTTTATTACAATACCTAGATTACCAATTAAAATTGATTATTCAGTAATTAAGCCTGTACAATTTGCTCTCATGGCTTCCTCTGTAGATATTTGGGTTAAATTATCGGATCTTGAAAATGTCCCAGATAGTTTAATATTTAAAGCAGGAGATGAGGCAAAGCTCAATAACTGGGGACGTTTACTTTGGAATAGATGTAAACATAGTTTATTTACACAAGAGTTACTAGAATTTCCTTGTTTAATGTATGAAAAATCTTTTCTAAAAGATTATGAAAGGCGTACAGTTGATAACAAAATTAAATATGAATTACACACAGCAATTTCAGAAATATCTGCAACCATGTTGAAATTTAATGGAGATACCAGCCGTATTAACCAAAAATTTAAATATAGGAGATACGAAGGTGGACAGAAATGTGAAGGAGGTTTAAAAAAGAATCAAATTGACCATTTTTATCTCAACAAAGATGATGCTTGGCGAGTAAGCTGTGTGGTAGAAGAAATTAAAAACGTCGGACAAAAGAAGACAAAAATACTACGTATGCGTCACTTTGGAGAACACGATTATGTCAACGATAACCCATAA
- the csx7 gene encoding CRISPR-associated RAMP protein Csx7, with protein MFDTFKNRLEITGKLNTITALRISAGRSTEPFGTDLPVIKDALGQPLIPGSSFKGALRSRIESFLRGIDSNFAANPTIEAESSIPSKAIKDERGNIIKKGLDTIKQEIEDEIEDELKDDKENILNYDKRLTEEILKILEKKDLASHLFGSPWIASKFQVRDLTVVPDTWFGQYQERDGVAIDRDTETAADGKFYDFQVVPAGTRFEFRAVVENAKPWELGLLMMGLHQFETEQITLGGGRSRGLGVVKLDIEKMSWVDVENSPQFLLQYLQKLVMGDETAYEDASDYRDEWVHQLIDYLNRQISQKNSNTP; from the coding sequence ATGTTTGACACATTTAAAAATCGCCTAGAAATTACAGGTAAACTTAATACAATTACCGCATTACGTATTAGTGCGGGACGTTCCACAGAACCCTTTGGAACAGATTTACCCGTGATTAAAGACGCATTAGGACAACCATTAATCCCAGGTTCTAGCTTTAAAGGTGCATTAAGATCCCGTATTGAAAGTTTCCTCCGGGGTATTGATTCCAATTTTGCAGCTAACCCTACAATTGAAGCAGAATCATCTATTCCATCGAAAGCAATAAAAGATGAACGGGGAAATATTATCAAAAAAGGTTTGGATACTATCAAGCAAGAAATTGAAGATGAAATTGAAGATGAACTTAAAGATGATAAAGAAAATATTTTAAATTATGATAAGCGACTGACAGAAGAAATTCTGAAAATTTTAGAAAAAAAAGATTTAGCTTCACATCTGTTCGGTTCACCTTGGATAGCAAGTAAATTTCAAGTACGGGATTTAACCGTAGTACCTGACACATGGTTTGGACAATACCAAGAAAGAGACGGTGTAGCAATTGACCGCGATACTGAAACCGCAGCCGATGGGAAATTCTATGACTTCCAAGTAGTACCTGCTGGTACACGGTTTGAATTTCGCGCAGTGGTAGAAAATGCAAAACCTTGGGAACTGGGATTATTAATGATGGGGTTACATCAGTTTGAGACAGAACAAATTACCCTTGGTGGTGGACGTTCTCGTGGTTTGGGAGTTGTTAAACTAGATATTGAGAAAATGTCCTGGGTTGATGTGGAAAATAGTCCTCAATTTCTTTTGCAATATCTCCAAAAATTAGTCATGGGAGATGAAACCGCTTATGAAGATGCATCAGATTATAGAGATGAATGGGTACATCAATTAATTGACTATTTAAACAGACAAATCTCTCAAAAAAATTCAAATACTCCATGA
- a CDS encoding RAMP superfamily CRISPR-associated protein has product MHKKFVNHCTIDLTIIPDGPILIKSGKEGADPTNPDMEFVRTFHSGGWSIYLPGSGLKGAIRAHAERIVRTVGSDTNTTKLWASDPMKSDYFPKNLSSHEIKNLASHEIYKQSSFTDQIFGNTSIASRIRIEDAHPVDLKQVRLEERNGVAIDRVFGSVAVGPFNYQVCTAGEFKTKIHLKNFTLAQLGLIGLVLRDLNDGWFGLGFAKSRGLGTVRVQYNSAVVQYPGCQLDSETGKIRQLGHSQEWDANSLLGAGEFLTQKEADKYDFPKSDKRDSEGFAESMDLGIGVKLTWGNNTNSGVKDLFERAVNVWSEVLAA; this is encoded by the coding sequence ATGCACAAGAAATTCGTTAATCACTGCACTATAGATTTAACCATTATTCCCGATGGGCCGATTCTCATTAAATCTGGCAAAGAAGGCGCAGATCCTACAAACCCTGATATGGAATTTGTGAGAACATTTCATAGTGGTGGATGGTCAATTTATTTACCAGGAAGTGGTTTAAAAGGTGCAATTCGCGCTCACGCCGAAAGAATTGTTCGGACTGTTGGTAGTGATACTAACACAACAAAACTTTGGGCAAGTGACCCGATGAAGAGTGATTATTTTCCTAAAAATTTATCAAGTCATGAAATAAAAAATTTAGCAAGTCATGAAATATATAAACAGTCTTCATTTACTGACCAAATTTTTGGTAATACCTCAATAGCAAGTCGTATTCGCATTGAAGATGCACATCCAGTTGACCTCAAACAAGTGAGATTAGAAGAACGTAATGGTGTAGCTATTGATAGAGTCTTTGGTTCAGTTGCAGTCGGTCCCTTTAATTATCAAGTTTGCACTGCTGGGGAATTTAAGACTAAAATCCATCTCAAAAATTTCACTTTGGCACAACTGGGTTTAATTGGTTTAGTATTGCGAGATTTAAATGATGGTTGGTTTGGTTTAGGTTTTGCCAAATCTCGCGGTTTAGGTACGGTTCGCGTTCAATACAATAGTGCAGTTGTTCAATATCCCGGATGTCAACTCGACTCTGAAACAGGAAAAATTCGGCAACTTGGACATTCACAAGAATGGGATGCTAATTCTTTACTGGGTGCTGGGGAATTTTTAACGCAAAAGGAAGCAGACAAATATGATTTTCCTAAATCAGATAAGCGAGATTCTGAAGGTTTTGCAGAATCGATGGACTTAGGAATTGGCGTAAAACTGACATGGGGAAATAATACTAATTCTGGGGTGAAAGATTTATTTGAACGTGCTGTTAATGTTTGGAGTGAGGTTTTAGCCGCATGA
- a CDS encoding RAMP superfamily CRISPR-associated protein — MTNIPKPKPRKPIPSQPSSRDDSNVNNTQKPYKLVSFPQQRPPLEPPAGHDRFDRNRLHGTLFLTLKVKTSLHVSTGVVVPGSDIATRVPLIKTMVQGVDKHLLIQGSSLKGCIRSVYEAITNSTLAVVTSKYRDKVPNERLPCRNKEQLCPASQVFGALDWQGLIEFNDAKCASMGFNTGFMPSLYRPRPEPGSAYFNTRGKVAGRKFYYHTVRAIEKGQNQGIPVQQAAREYTFTTQLQFKNLKPEELGTLFVVLGQDSNYPIALKIGGGKPIGMGTMTVEVTQAKILQNLEALRSHYQSYTPNNDHLLTGDALQQFIATQIKTAHSQLIEFSELQQLAEVLRYPTDREPPEGMY, encoded by the coding sequence ATGACCAATATCCCCAAACCTAAACCACGAAAACCAATACCTTCTCAGCCTTCATCCCGTGATGATTCAAATGTCAATAACACACAAAAACCATACAAACTTGTTTCTTTTCCGCAGCAACGACCACCTTTAGAACCTCCGGCTGGACATGATAGATTTGATAGAAATCGTCTGCATGGAACTTTATTTTTAACTCTGAAAGTTAAAACTTCACTTCATGTTTCTACTGGTGTAGTTGTTCCTGGTAGTGATATTGCAACTCGCGTACCTTTAATTAAAACAATGGTACAGGGAGTTGATAAACATCTTCTCATTCAAGGAAGTTCTCTTAAAGGTTGCATTCGTTCGGTTTATGAAGCGATTACAAATAGCACCCTTGCGGTAGTTACTTCTAAATATCGGGATAAAGTACCTAATGAAAGATTACCATGTCGAAATAAAGAACAATTATGTCCTGCGAGTCAAGTATTTGGGGCTTTAGATTGGCAGGGATTAATTGAGTTTAATGATGCTAAATGTGCCAGTATGGGTTTTAATACAGGGTTTATGCCATCTTTGTATCGTCCCCGACCTGAACCCGGAAGCGCTTATTTTAATACAAGGGGAAAAGTTGCTGGACGTAAATTTTACTATCATACAGTTCGTGCTATTGAAAAAGGGCAAAATCAAGGTATTCCAGTTCAACAAGCTGCAAGAGAATATACGTTTACTACGCAATTACAATTTAAAAATCTCAAACCTGAAGAACTGGGGACGCTGTTTGTTGTGCTGGGACAAGATTCTAACTACCCCATTGCTTTAAAAATTGGTGGTGGGAAACCCATTGGTATGGGAACAATGACTGTAGAAGTTACACAAGCCAAGATATTACAAAATCTTGAGGCTTTGCGATCGCATTACCAAAGTTACACCCCTAATAACGATCATCTTCTCACAGGAGACGCACTACAGCAATTTATCGCCACCCAAATTAAAACAGCCCATTCCCAACTCATTGAATTTTCAGAACTGCAACAACTTGCAGAAGTTCTCCGCTACCCAACCGACCGCGAACCCCCAGAAGGAATGTATTAA
- a CDS encoding orange carotenoid protein N-terminal domain-containing protein gives MTYTQTSEQNIRECVQSWRNLDVEQQLALFWFIYQEMGSSITPAAPEASTVSPEIAEGLFNQVKELSHEQQLQIQRDIITKKDTQTSREYGSLSDTTKLLFWYRLAQGMESGNIIPLPAGYQLSSASQTLLDKIKALPFEQQINAFRDYVSPMGAEAKAGAEI, from the coding sequence ATGACCTATACCCAAACCAGCGAGCAAAATATTCGTGAATGTGTCCAATCATGGCGAAACTTAGATGTAGAACAACAGTTAGCCTTGTTTTGGTTTATTTACCAAGAAATGGGCAGTTCCATTACACCAGCCGCCCCAGAAGCTAGTACAGTTTCTCCGGAAATTGCTGAGGGTTTATTCAATCAAGTTAAAGAATTGAGCCACGAACAACAATTGCAAATTCAACGTGACATAATTACCAAAAAGGATACCCAAACTAGTCGTGAATATGGCTCATTGAGTGATACGACAAAACTTTTATTTTGGTATCGATTAGCGCAAGGAATGGAAAGCGGTAATATTATTCCTTTACCTGCTGGTTATCAGCTTTCATCCGCATCTCAAACACTATTGGATAAAATCAAAGCGTTACCTTTTGAACAACAGATTAATGCTTTCCGTGATTACGTTTCGCCAATGGGTGCTGAAGCAAAAGCAGGTGCGGAAATTTAA
- a CDS encoding dynamin family protein, whose product MEIDQLDCFKEYGEFILQKLDSVPQYPSKQEDWIPTSLDDCLVRLREAAEKTVELATSPVRIGVMGEFSSGKTLLLGSLIGYADALPISENPTTGNVTAIHIVPQSGFVTTQADNFRVEYLSHEGVNECLQFMLEEASRRTTAAGLAPMPLSKLNTGKDIINWCEDTWNRSKNLELRYLLRELVLFIRAYQAYGEAMCGGHYQIDAITAHEGLQLIEQPMAIQSLHFEDLPPAHIRLPSPPQRLPTKLLQNSFPLIRRVDIEVKISREIWDFAGASEFVLLDFPGLGAANSGARDTFLSLRELAEVQTILVLLNGKTPGSDRANKIFTMMQQQRPGQDLKDLILVGVGRFDQLPLDNEGSERELDRLIESSRLLDSEDVFRKLKVLQTTVDAASAFTTQQDRIVLLSPLLGLAELAKRSTTVKAGSPEFLANLDYPDYLERSKRLQQKWELLSTRLLESDPRSHLGKQLSYFAQDGGVAKLRDLIQNHVASHGLKQLHQDTRRAADNLLQQQEYLKNIIAEIHEQGIPTADTQDLIEFRAAIENLDKTYRNFQKSLGKEPLKDRRGDVVSDVVKDELTFKILNWNEWTLLFNKANNGNITIAEFKGAAGKLFDRGNRVNSTLPTKSEDFYPAFAKTVQELESFARDRIHQAVADLLSQLSHHIAAERDHLQANLRPEMEQEIETKFGVEEADIFYKLLLGCDPNQWQEAIISEINSKEQAISPEIMFPLARKDEKHNIGQIFDWSPEKSPDLPRTGNHQLFVLRLRDEITASASLHLVQYVSEINQQVNAELEGILDQVIPTLQNLSKKEALLRHIAAGNSPAKLAIPTWLQILSQVSTSSYTEDNFQV is encoded by the coding sequence ATGGAAATAGACCAATTAGATTGTTTTAAAGAATACGGCGAATTTATCCTGCAAAAACTAGACTCAGTACCCCAATATCCTTCTAAACAAGAGGATTGGATACCAACTAGCCTGGATGACTGTCTTGTGCGCCTCCGGGAAGCTGCTGAGAAAACCGTAGAACTTGCCACATCTCCAGTTAGAATCGGGGTGATGGGAGAATTCAGCAGCGGCAAAACTTTACTTCTGGGTAGCTTGATTGGTTATGCTGATGCCTTACCCATTAGTGAAAACCCGACTACAGGTAATGTTACAGCTATCCATATTGTGCCGCAATCAGGCTTTGTCACAACTCAGGCAGATAATTTTAGGGTAGAGTATCTTTCTCATGAAGGGGTAAATGAGTGTTTGCAATTCATGTTGGAAGAAGCTAGCCGTCGCACCACAGCAGCTGGACTTGCACCTATGCCTTTGTCAAAATTAAACACTGGCAAAGATATTATTAACTGGTGCGAGGACACATGGAACAGGAGTAAAAATTTAGAATTACGTTATTTACTGCGAGAGTTGGTATTGTTCATTCGCGCCTATCAAGCCTACGGGGAAGCAATGTGTGGTGGACATTACCAAATTGATGCGATCACCGCTCATGAGGGGCTACAACTGATTGAACAGCCAATGGCTATCCAAAGCCTTCATTTTGAAGATTTACCCCCCGCTCATATCCGATTACCTAGCCCACCTCAGAGGCTACCTACTAAGCTATTACAGAACAGTTTCCCGCTGATCCGTCGTGTGGATATTGAGGTCAAGATATCACGGGAGATTTGGGATTTTGCCGGGGCTTCAGAATTTGTGCTTTTGGATTTTCCGGGATTAGGGGCTGCTAATTCTGGTGCTAGAGATACCTTTTTGTCACTGCGGGAGTTAGCAGAAGTTCAGACAATTTTAGTCCTTTTAAATGGCAAAACTCCTGGAAGCGATCGCGCCAATAAAATCTTCACGATGATGCAGCAACAGCGCCCAGGACAAGACCTCAAAGATTTAATTTTGGTGGGGGTGGGTCGTTTTGATCAGCTACCTTTAGATAATGAAGGTTCTGAAAGAGAATTGGACAGATTAATTGAAAGTAGTAGACTTTTAGACTCAGAAGATGTTTTCCGCAAATTGAAAGTTTTGCAAACCACCGTTGATGCTGCTAGTGCATTTACAACTCAACAAGACCGAATTGTTTTATTATCGCCATTACTAGGGCTGGCTGAGTTAGCAAAACGTTCCACTACAGTCAAAGCTGGTTCACCAGAATTTTTAGCTAATTTAGATTATCCTGATTACCTGGAAAGGTCTAAGCGGTTACAACAAAAGTGGGAATTATTAAGTACACGTCTGCTAGAATCTGATCCACGCAGTCATTTAGGCAAACAATTGAGTTATTTTGCTCAAGATGGTGGTGTTGCTAAACTCCGAGACTTAATTCAAAATCATGTTGCTAGTCACGGACTTAAACAACTGCATCAAGATACTCGCAGGGCTGCTGACAATTTACTTCAACAACAAGAATACCTGAAAAACATTATTGCCGAAATTCATGAGCAAGGTATTCCCACCGCAGATACTCAGGATTTAATTGAGTTTCGGGCTGCTATAGAAAATTTAGATAAAACTTATCGAAATTTCCAAAAGAGTTTAGGGAAGGAACCACTTAAAGACCGTCGGGGAGATGTGGTTAGCGATGTGGTAAAAGACGAACTCACATTTAAAATCCTTAATTGGAATGAGTGGACTTTACTATTTAATAAAGCCAATAATGGTAATATTACGATTGCCGAATTTAAAGGTGCAGCCGGCAAGTTATTTGACCGCGGAAATAGAGTTAATAGCACTCTACCGACCAAGAGTGAAGATTTTTATCCAGCCTTTGCTAAAACTGTTCAGGAATTAGAAAGTTTTGCCCGCGATCGCATTCATCAAGCAGTAGCAGATTTATTAAGTCAATTATCCCATCATATAGCCGCAGAACGCGATCATTTACAGGCAAATCTCCGCCCAGAAATGGAACAAGAAATTGAAACCAAGTTTGGTGTAGAAGAAGCTGATATTTTTTACAAATTACTATTAGGATGCGACCCTAATCAATGGCAAGAAGCAATTATTTCGGAAATTAATAGCAAAGAACAAGCTATTTCACCTGAAATTATGTTTCCCTTGGCGCGTAAAGATGAAAAACACAATATTGGTCAAATCTTTGATTGGTCACCTGAAAAAAGTCCAGATTTACCTAGAACAGGTAATCATCAACTTTTTGTGTTGCGACTGCGAGATGAAATAACTGCTAGTGCTAGTCTGCATCTGGTGCAATATGTCAGCGAAATTAATCAACAGGTGAATGCTGAATTAGAAGGCATTTTGGATCAAGTTATTCCGACTCTGCAAAATCTTTCTAAAAAGGAAGCTTTACTCAGACATATTGCGGCGGGAAATTCTCCTGCTAAACTTGCTATTCCGACTTGGTTGCAGATTCTTTCTCAGGTTTCTACAAGTTCTTATACAGAAGATAATTTTCAAGTTTAA